From one Malus sylvestris chromosome 1, drMalSylv7.2, whole genome shotgun sequence genomic stretch:
- the LOC126628452 gene encoding bifunctional riboflavin biosynthesis protein RIBA 1, chloroplastic-like, with translation MASINPYCSSTALSPSPGHTILYPGTSLAANGRLSGFVTPSVSWKLFFHSKGSIKARALLGEDGLLSYPNGNPTGSEIQPDALGFGTVSAETTPTFSGFSSENDEGDLDHPIHGFSSIPEAIEDIRQGKMVIVVDDEDRENEGDLIMAASLATPEAMAFIVKHGTGIVCVSMKGEDLERLQLPLMVTQNEEKLCTAFTVSVDAKRGTTTGVSARDRAATVLALASRDSTPEDFNRPGHIFPLKYREGGVLKRAGHTEASVDLAMLAGLDPVAVLCEIVDDDGSMARLPKLLEFARAENLKIVSIADLIRYRRKRDKLVERAGVARIPTMWGPFEAYCYKSLLDGIEHIAMVKGEIADGQEILVRVHSECLTGDIFGSARCDCGNQLALAMKQIEAAGRGVLVYLRGHEGRGIGLGHKLRAYTLQDAGRDTVEANEELGLPVDSREYGIGAQILRDLGVRTMKLMTNNPAKYIGLKGYGLAIAGRVPLLAPITMENQKYLETKRAKMGHIYGSKSNGHVNGTIDESSSKIDNESNGVPGT, from the exons ATGGCTTCCATCAACCCCTATTGCTCCTCAACGGCTCTTTCCCCTTCTCC AGGGCACACTATTCTATATCCTGGGACTTCGCTTGCAGCAAATGGGCGATTATCCGGTTTTGTCACACCGAGTGTATCATGGAAATTGTTCTTTCATTCCAAGGGATCAATTAAGGCAAGAGCTTTGCTGGGAGAAGATGGTCTCCTGTCTTACCCAAATGGCAACCCAACTGGGAGTGAAATACAACCTGATGCATTAGGTTTCGGAACAGTTTCAGCAGAAACAACCCCAACGTTTAGTGGGTTCTCTTCTGAAAATGATGAAGGTGATCTAGATCACCCTATACATGGATTTTCTTCCATTCCAGAGGCCATTGAAGATATACGTCAAGGCAAG ATGGTTATCGTTGTAGATGATGAAGAtagagaaaatgagggagaTCTTATAATGGCAGCTTCCTTGGCAACACCAGAAGCTATGGCATTTATTGTCAAGCACGGAACTGGGATTGTTTGTGTGAGCATGAAAGGAGAAGACTTGGAGAGGTTGCAACTTCCACTTATGGTGACACAGAATGAAGAAAAACTTTGTACGGCATTCACTGTCTCAGTG GATGCAAAACGTGGTACGACAACTGGTGTTTCTGCTCGTGATAGAGCTGCAACAGTCTTGGCTCTTGCATCAAGAGATTCAACACCTGAAGATTTCAACCGCCCAGGACATATCTTTCCCCTAAAGTACAGAGAGGGAGGAGTTCTAAAAAGAGCCGGTCACACTGAAGCTTCAGTTGATCTTGCTATGTTGGCTGGGCTGGATCCAGTAGCAGTTTTATGTGAAATTGTGGATGATGACGGTTCTATGGCTAGGTTACCAAAGCTTCTTGAATTTGCAAGGGcagaaaacttgaaaattgtttccaTTGCTGATTTGATAAG ATATAGAAGGAAAAGAGATAAGTTGGTGGAGAGGGCTGGAGTTGCACGCATACCCACAATGTGGGGGCCATTTGAAGCCTACTGTTATAAATCATTGCTCGATGGGATTGAGCACATTGCTATGGTTAAA GGTGAAATTGCTGACGGGCAAGAAATACTTGTGAGGGTACACTCTGAGTGCCTCACTGGTGACATATTTGGGTCAGCCAGATGTGACTGTGGAAACCAGCTTGCACTTGCAATGAAGCAAATTGAAGCAGCTGGTAGGGGTGTTTTGGTGTATCTCCGTGGACATGAAGGTAGAGGAATTGGTTTGGGTCACAAGCTCCGAGCTTATACACTGCAGGATGCTGGGCGTGACACTGTTGAAGCCAATGAGGAGCTGGGATTACCTGTTGATTCTCGCGAGTATGGCATAGGTGCACAG ATACTACGAGATCTAGGTGTTCGAACAATGAAGCTGATGACGAACAATCCTGCAAAATATATTGGTCTCAAGGGTTATGGTTTGGCCATTGCTGGCAGAGTCCCATTGTTGGCACCAATAACTATGGAGAACCAGAAATACTTGGAGACTAAACGGGCAAAAATGGGGCACATCTACGGTTCAAAAAGTAATGGTCATGTAAACGGCACAATCGATGAAAGTAGTTCGAAAATTGACAACGAATCTAATGGTGTCCCCGGGACGTGA
- the LOC126628461 gene encoding uncharacterized protein LOC126628461: MEINSETLQYDPGLRRPILSYHPNVRDQVRRAYLQNKPCQPKTHAFPYTNFGTKPRRFNPAWFTQFPNWLEYSTSQDAAYCLCCYLFKPDIGDQSGGDTFVGVGFKNWKCKKKLEIHVGGPNSSHNNAWRNCEALLNQKQHIETVISKQTDQDRIDYRTRLGASVGVSRILLQQGLPFRGHDEYENSLNQGNFLEILRWLRHYNEGIKAVTLENAPENLKLTSPDIQKDISSAISYEIISAITSDINDSLFSILVDESRDKSSKEQMAIVLRFVDKGHVIERFVGIEHVVDTKASSLKLAIDDFFSRHGLSISKLRGQGYDGASNMQGEFNGLKALILNENESAFYVHCFAHQLQLALVAVAKKNSEIGDLFTMVSSVVNIVVASSKRRDILREKHAHVVLEALENNELSSGQGLNQETTLKRASDTRWSSHYNCLISLAHMFSSTIEVLEIVRKDGTSSEKKFEAKVLLTFIQSFNFIFGLHLMKKVLGITNDLSQALQKKDQDIVNAMNLVNICKGRLQRMRESGWESLFDEVSSFCDKNRIKIPSMDDIFTSGERPNRKAHPITNVHHYRVDLFTDVIDKQLTELNDRFTEKNTELLLCVACLSPSNSFSAFDKEKLMRLAQFYPSDFSEHDLELLKEQLENYIWDMTSNSEFADLKGISDLAQKMVGTKKDHTYPLVYLLLTLALILPVATASVERVFSAMNIVKNTLRNQMGDLWMNDCLVAYIEKDIFNSIEDEAIMQRFQNMKTRRGQLF, translated from the coding sequence ATGGAAATTAACTCGGAAACTCTCCAGTATGATCCTGGATTGCGTAGACCGATTTTGAGTTATCATCCTAATGTTCGAGACCAAGTTCGAAGAGCCTATCTCCAAAATAAACCTTGTCAACCAAAAACCCATGCATTTCCCTACACAAATTTTGGGACAAAGCCTAGAAGGTTCAATCCTGCTTGGTTTACTCAATTTCCTAATTGGTTGGAGTATAGCACATCACAGGATGCTGCCTATTGTTTATGTTGTTATCTCTTCAAACCTGATATTGGAGATCAATCTGGTGgggatacttttgttggagTCGGATTCAAGAAttggaagtgcaagaagaaACTAGAAATTCATGTTGGAGGACCTAATAGTTCTCATAATAATGCTTGGAGAAACTGTGAAGCCTTATTAAACCAAAAACAACATATTGAAACAGTTATCTCAAAACAAACTGACCAAGATCGAATTGATTATCGAACTCGATTAGGTGCATCAGTTGGTGTTAGTAGAATTCTCTTACAACAAGGTCTTCCATTTCGTGGGCATGATGAATATGAAAATTCACTCAACCAAGGAAACTTTCTTGAAATTCTACGGTGGCTACGTCATTATAATGAGGGTATAAAGGCTGTCACGCTAGAAAATGCtcctgaaaatttgaaattgacaTCACCTGATATTCAGAAGGACATCTCAAGTGCTATTTCATATGAAATCATCAGTGCAATCACTAGTGATATTAATGATTCTTTATTTTCCATTCTTGTTGATGAATCACGAGACAAGTCTTCAAAGGAGCAAATGGCCATTGTATTGCGCTTTGTGGATAAGGGTCATGTGATAGAGCGCTTTGTAGGTATTGAGCATGTTGTAGATACTAAAGCTTCCTCACTCAAGTTAGCCATTGATGATTTCTTTTCTAGACATGGATTGAGCATATCAAAATTGCGTGGGCAAGGCTATGATGGGGCAAGTAATATGCAAGGTGAGTTCAATGGCCTTAAAGCACTAATTTTAAATGAGAATGAGTCTGCCTTTTATGTTCATTGTTTTGCTCATCAACTTCAATTAGCTCTAGTAGcagtggcaaaaaaaaattctgaaattGGAGATCTCTTTACTATGGTTTCTTCTGTGGTGAATATTGTGGTGGCATCTTCTAAGCGTCGTGATATTCTTAGAGAGAAACATGCTCATGTAGTTTTGGAAGCACTAGAAAATAACGAGCTTTCAAGTGGACAAGGTTTGAATCAAGAAACTACTCTTAAGCGGGCTAGTGACACGCGATGGAGCTCTCACTATAATTGTTTAATCAGCTTGGCTCACATGTTCTCATCAACGATAGAAGTGCTTGAGATTGTAAGAAAAGATGGAACAAgttctgaaaaaaaatttgaagcaaAGGTTCTATTGACTTTTATTCAATCTTTCAACTTTATTTTTGGTCTACACTTGATGAAAAAGGTTTTGGGGATCACAAACGATTTATCGCAGGCATTGCAAAAGAAggatcaagatattgtgaatgcAATGAACTTGGTCAATATATGCAAAGGAAGATTGCAAAGGATGCGAGAAAGTGGTTGGGAATCCTTATTTGATGAAGTTTCATCCTTTTGTGACAAGAATCGTATTAAAATTCCTAGCATGGATGATATTTTTACGAGTGGAGAGCGACCAAACCGAAAAGCTCATCCCATCACAAACGTGCACCATTATCGGGTTGATTTATTCACCGATGTCATAGATAAACAACTCACTGAGTTAAATGATCGATTTACTGAGAAGAATACTGAACTACTTCTTTGCGTGGCATGTTTAAGTCCAAGTAATTCTTTCTCTGCctttgacaaagaaaaattgatgCGTCTTGCCCAATTTTATCCAAGTGATTTTTCAGAGCACGATCTTGAGTTACTCAAAGAACAGCTTGAGAATTATATTTGGGACATGACCTCTAATAGTGAGTTTGCAGATTTGAAAGGAATTAGTGATCTTGCACAAAAGATGGTTGGAACCAAGAAAGATCATACTTATCCGTTAGTGTACTTGCTTTTGACACTGGCACTCATCTTACCGGTTGCAACAGCAAGTGTAGAGCGAGTCTTTTCTGCTATGAACATTGTTAAGAACACCCTACGCAATCAAATGGGTGATTTGTGGATGAACGATTGTTTGGTTGCTTATATTGAAAAGGATATTTTTAATAGTATAGAGGACGAGGCTATCATGCAAcggtttcaaaatatgaaaactcGTCGAGgacaattattttaa